A single region of the Streptomyces caelestis genome encodes:
- a CDS encoding intradiol ring-cleavage dioxygenase, giving the protein MNGRHDEGPHEHDRGLSYDLPVLARRRMIRLMAGVSLVPLVGCTTEEKPTASPSSASPASPAGCAEIPEETAGPFPGDGSNGVNVLKESGVVRGDIRQSFGDSAGGTAEGVPLTITLTVVDAASGCGTPKQGAAVYVWHCDRDGAYSLYSEGVTEENYLRGVQETDEKGQVTFTSVFPGCYPGRWPHIHFEVYGSLADATAATSITNTSQLAFPKDVCDAVYATDGYDASVRNLSSLSLEDDGIFSDGHERQLAAMAGSTGDGYTATLTVPV; this is encoded by the coding sequence ATGAACGGACGCCATGACGAGGGCCCGCACGAGCACGACAGAGGCCTCTCCTACGACCTGCCCGTCCTCGCCCGCCGCCGGATGATCCGGCTGATGGCGGGCGTGAGCCTGGTCCCGCTGGTGGGCTGCACGACGGAGGAGAAGCCCACGGCGTCCCCGTCCTCTGCCTCCCCGGCCTCGCCCGCCGGGTGCGCGGAGATCCCGGAGGAGACGGCCGGGCCCTTCCCCGGCGACGGCTCGAACGGTGTGAACGTCCTGAAGGAGAGCGGCGTCGTCCGCGGCGACATCAGGCAGAGCTTCGGCGACTCCGCGGGCGGCACCGCCGAGGGCGTACCCCTGACCATCACCCTGACGGTGGTGGACGCGGCCTCCGGCTGCGGCACCCCCAAGCAGGGCGCCGCCGTCTACGTGTGGCACTGCGACCGGGACGGCGCCTACTCCCTGTACTCCGAGGGCGTCACCGAGGAGAACTACCTGCGGGGCGTCCAGGAGACGGACGAGAAGGGCCAGGTCACGTTCACGAGCGTCTTCCCCGGCTGCTACCCGGGCCGCTGGCCGCACATCCACTTCGAGGTGTACGGCTCTCTGGCCGACGCCACCGCCGCCACGTCGATCACGAACACCTCGCAGCTCGCCTTCCCGAAGGACGTCTGCGACGCGGTCTACGCCACGGACGGCTACGACGCCAGCGTGCGGAACCTGAGCAGCCTCTCCCTGGAGGACGACGGCATCTTCAGCGACGGGCACGAGCGGCAGCTGGCGGCGATGGCGGGCAGCACGGGGGACGGCTACACCGCGACCTTGACCGTTCCGGTGTGA